One segment of Alistipes finegoldii DSM 17242 DNA contains the following:
- a CDS encoding RagB/SusD family nutrient uptake outer membrane protein — translation MKKKIINIVLLAATVAMTGCNDWLDMSPTNKVSEKIVWSDVNYVTQYVNGFYPYISRYGAFETGDSQVGLTDGLTETLKFGSATPGTNVGFANIIAFAEGGLAASTAAFHFGAWDDTYTRIRRVNEFLYGLKKYGSNFDGDTYKRFEAEARFFRGFLYFQLLKRTPEVILYNEDLLAITENKALSTEEEGWNMVEGDLSYAAKTLPAKWDNEAGRITSGAAYAMLSRAMLYAKRWQSAKTAAEEVFKLGYVLMPGKTAADYAKAFTSMRDGNTESILEYNYLVGGPNHSWDKLFMPGGDNTTMGGRATPTQEMVESYELATTGGYPDWTPWHNTTTGTTDTPPYAQLEPRFHASVLYNGCEWKGRALEPYVSGKDGYAVYDDGSALNGRTTTGYYLRKMLNEGYTDYSKACTQPWIAIRLAEVILNHAEACYMLGADGANDDLRQIRERVGLPYSNKSGEALMAAIRQERKIELYCEGHHYWDMRRWKLAHTAYSGQNSRVHGLKIEKQGAEFIYTYVDCDRKDRLFEEKLYRIPLPETELSNNSAVKQFPEWL, via the coding sequence ATGAAAAAGAAAATCATAAATATCGTTTTGCTGGCTGCTACGGTCGCCATGACGGGCTGTAACGATTGGCTCGACATGAGTCCGACCAACAAGGTGTCGGAAAAGATCGTATGGAGCGACGTCAATTATGTGACTCAGTATGTCAATGGGTTTTATCCCTACATCTCCCGGTACGGGGCGTTTGAGACCGGCGACAGTCAGGTCGGCCTGACGGACGGCCTGACCGAGACGCTCAAGTTCGGTTCGGCCACGCCGGGCACGAACGTGGGGTTTGCCAATATCATCGCTTTCGCCGAGGGCGGACTTGCCGCATCGACGGCCGCTTTCCATTTCGGAGCATGGGATGATACCTACACTCGTATCCGTCGCGTCAACGAGTTCCTTTACGGACTGAAAAAATACGGAAGCAATTTCGACGGCGACACTTACAAGCGTTTCGAGGCAGAGGCCCGGTTCTTCCGCGGATTCCTCTATTTCCAGTTGCTGAAGCGCACTCCGGAGGTGATTCTCTATAACGAGGATTTGCTGGCGATTACCGAGAATAAGGCCCTCTCGACCGAGGAGGAGGGGTGGAATATGGTCGAAGGCGACCTTTCCTATGCCGCCAAGACCCTTCCGGCCAAATGGGACAACGAAGCGGGGCGCATTACTTCCGGTGCCGCGTATGCGATGCTGTCGCGCGCGATGCTCTATGCCAAACGCTGGCAGTCGGCCAAAACCGCGGCCGAAGAGGTATTCAAACTCGGTTATGTGCTGATGCCGGGCAAAACGGCCGCCGATTACGCCAAGGCGTTTACCTCGATGCGCGACGGTAATACGGAGTCGATTCTGGAATACAACTATCTGGTCGGCGGCCCGAACCATAGCTGGGACAAGCTCTTTATGCCGGGCGGCGACAATACGACCATGGGCGGACGGGCCACTCCGACGCAGGAGATGGTCGAATCGTACGAACTGGCGACGACGGGCGGTTATCCCGACTGGACACCGTGGCACAATACGACGACCGGTACGACCGATACGCCGCCTTATGCCCAATTGGAACCCCGTTTCCATGCTTCCGTGCTTTACAACGGGTGCGAATGGAAAGGCCGTGCTCTCGAACCTTATGTGAGCGGTAAAGACGGCTATGCCGTTTACGACGACGGTTCGGCGCTCAACGGCCGTACGACCACGGGTTATTATCTGCGCAAAATGCTGAACGAAGGTTATACCGACTATTCGAAAGCCTGTACGCAGCCTTGGATCGCCATTCGTCTGGCCGAAGTCATTCTGAATCACGCCGAGGCGTGCTACATGCTGGGCGCCGACGGTGCGAACGACGACCTGCGCCAGATTCGGGAGCGCGTAGGCCTGCCTTACTCCAATAAGTCCGGCGAGGCGCTGATGGCGGCGATCCGGCAGGAGCGGAAGATCGAACTTTACTGCGAAGGACATCATTATTGGGACATGCGCCGCTGGAAACTCGCGCATACGGCTTATTCCGGTCAGAACAGCCGCGTACACGGTCTCAAAATCGAAAAGCAGGGTGCCGAGTTTATTTATACCTACGTCGACTGCGACCGTAAGGACCGCCTTTTCGAAGAGAAGCTTTACCGTATTCCGCTGCCTGAAACCGAGCTGAGCAACAATTCGGCCGTCAAGCAGTTCCCTGAGTGGTTATAA
- a CDS encoding DUF5018 domain-containing protein: MKNSIKLFALAALLGLGGCHEPDELTPSVVDQGLNTISAQFATGEYKNDPLAKFTAAVTEGQERIVIDVPYYYPENSSNTTSITQMRVTANLDDNCFITPMLGVLDLTKENWFTLTRVDGSKRNFCVTGNIKKSDKCEIISFATDEPAIQGVIDNDRNTISLITVDDLSSVTAQVILSPHATISPDPAVAANYEGEGVKFTVTAHDGVTKRVYSVSKEIPPKIKYGWRAGSETEVWQNVSLDKLGIVNAGGKIYSLAASGNKLVLSTGADKFLFNRATGDFLGTHDMKGVAADGGMTSDDAGNILYANLANPNAEFKVYAAASTDEMPAELLSYTNATGASMGKHISVQGNVKGDAIVTAVIYTWNGAVCKFLRWVITGGVPAKPQMISVTGATAGWNGNGHADVEAYSANPDDPYFLAYYSANALYRVDATGAVTHKIATATWGANSNYNCVDVCTFNNAKYAAIYEGAHFTYGEFKAYMFDVTTPDQMTGACDTSPSKVFVSNEYKPAGAVVNAAGDVLMTASADGYKMNLYYTDANTNALVAWEFDCIDK, encoded by the coding sequence ATGAAAAATAGCATTAAATTATTTGCATTGGCGGCTCTGCTCGGCTTAGGCGGCTGCCATGAGCCGGATGAGCTGACCCCGTCGGTCGTGGATCAGGGGCTGAACACCATCTCGGCGCAGTTCGCTACCGGGGAATATAAAAACGACCCGCTGGCAAAATTCACCGCGGCGGTGACCGAGGGACAGGAGCGTATCGTGATCGATGTTCCTTACTATTATCCCGAAAATTCGTCGAATACCACTTCGATTACCCAGATGCGCGTCACGGCTAATCTGGATGACAACTGTTTCATCACGCCGATGCTTGGGGTATTGGATCTGACGAAGGAAAACTGGTTTACGCTGACGCGTGTCGACGGTTCGAAGCGCAATTTCTGCGTGACGGGCAATATCAAGAAATCGGATAAATGCGAGATCATCTCTTTCGCCACCGACGAACCGGCTATTCAGGGTGTGATCGATAACGACCGTAACACGATTTCACTCATTACGGTCGATGACCTTTCGTCGGTGACGGCGCAGGTGATTCTTTCTCCCCACGCCACGATCTCGCCCGATCCCGCCGTTGCGGCCAATTACGAGGGCGAGGGCGTGAAATTTACGGTTACGGCGCATGACGGCGTGACCAAGCGGGTTTATTCCGTGAGCAAGGAGATTCCGCCCAAGATCAAATACGGTTGGCGTGCGGGCAGCGAGACGGAGGTTTGGCAGAACGTATCGCTCGACAAACTCGGAATCGTCAATGCCGGCGGTAAGATCTATTCGCTGGCGGCGTCGGGCAACAAGCTCGTGCTTTCGACCGGTGCGGACAAGTTCCTGTTCAACCGCGCGACAGGTGATTTCTTGGGTACACACGACATGAAGGGCGTAGCGGCCGACGGCGGTATGACCTCGGACGACGCGGGCAACATCCTCTATGCGAACTTGGCTAATCCCAATGCCGAATTCAAGGTTTATGCGGCGGCATCGACGGATGAAATGCCTGCCGAGCTGCTCTCCTATACGAACGCTACGGGCGCTTCGATGGGCAAGCACATTTCGGTGCAGGGCAACGTGAAGGGCGATGCGATCGTTACGGCCGTGATCTATACGTGGAACGGTGCCGTTTGCAAGTTCCTCCGCTGGGTGATTACCGGAGGCGTGCCGGCCAAGCCGCAGATGATCTCGGTTACGGGGGCGACCGCCGGCTGGAACGGCAACGGCCACGCCGACGTGGAGGCTTATTCGGCCAATCCCGACGATCCTTACTTCCTTGCCTACTACAGTGCCAATGCGCTGTATCGTGTCGATGCGACGGGCGCTGTAACCCACAAGATCGCCACTGCGACATGGGGCGCCAACTCCAACTACAACTGTGTGGATGTATGTACGTTCAATAACGCCAAATATGCGGCGATTTATGAGGGCGCGCATTTCACCTACGGAGAGTTCAAGGCCTACATGTTCGATGTGACGACGCCCGATCAGATGACGGGTGCGTGCGACACGTCGCCGTCGAAGGTCTTCGTATCGAACGAATACAAGCCTGCCGGGGCGGTGGTCAATGCGGCCGGCGACGTGCTGATGACGGCATCGGCCGACGGATACAAGATGAATCTCTACTATACGGACGCCAATACCAATGCGCTGGTCGCTTGGGAGTTCGACTGTATCGACAAGTAA
- a CDS encoding alpha amylase family protein gives MKKNVKWFAAALVALTLGYGAVSCGSDSKEPEWEWPDPDPDPDPQPGVEKPRFIWVDAAANFPDFANSKENILRDLTKAKEAGFTDIVVDVRPTTGDVLFRTSVVDQVEWLGAWLPGGYSKVERTATWDYLQAFIDAGKSLDLRIHAAINTFTGGNQTLLGGAGVVFRDEAKRAWTTDLNLAGGITNIMSTSQSAKFFNPVLPEVQEYLCSMLRDLAAYDGLAGIFLDRGRFDGFTSDFSNYTRKEFEKYIGQSVAGFPADILPAGHTSGIPSPVPVHMKQWLEFRAKVIHDFMEKARAAVKSVNPSVKFGVYVGGWYASYYDVGVNWASPNYDTSSKFSWATKKYMNYGYADLMDQMLIGAYASPTRVYGTTEWTMQGFCLLAKERTMGACPMVAGGPDVGNWDADDKVPQEEENRAITASVAACINACDGYFLFDMIHLKKADQWSYVKTGIDGVIKKD, from the coding sequence ATGAAAAAGAATGTTAAATGGTTTGCGGCGGCTCTGGTGGCGCTGACGCTGGGATACGGGGCTGTTTCGTGCGGCTCGGATTCGAAGGAGCCCGAATGGGAGTGGCCCGATCCCGACCCGGATCCCGATCCGCAACCGGGAGTGGAGAAACCCCGCTTCATCTGGGTCGATGCCGCGGCCAACTTCCCCGATTTCGCCAACAGCAAGGAGAATATACTGCGCGATCTGACCAAGGCCAAGGAGGCCGGATTCACCGATATCGTGGTCGATGTGCGGCCTACTACCGGCGACGTGCTTTTCCGTACGTCGGTGGTCGATCAGGTGGAATGGCTCGGCGCATGGCTGCCGGGCGGATATTCCAAGGTCGAACGCACGGCCACGTGGGACTACCTGCAGGCGTTTATCGACGCCGGAAAGTCGCTCGACCTGCGCATTCACGCCGCGATCAATACCTTTACGGGCGGCAACCAGACCTTGCTGGGCGGCGCCGGAGTCGTTTTCCGGGATGAGGCCAAGCGGGCGTGGACGACCGATCTGAATCTGGCGGGCGGCATCACGAACATCATGTCAACCTCGCAGTCCGCCAAGTTCTTCAATCCGGTATTGCCCGAAGTGCAGGAGTATCTCTGTTCGATGCTCAGGGACCTCGCGGCCTATGACGGACTGGCGGGAATCTTCCTCGACAGGGGGCGCTTCGACGGATTTACCAGCGATTTCTCGAATTATACGCGCAAGGAGTTCGAGAAGTATATCGGCCAGTCGGTTGCCGGTTTCCCCGCCGACATTCTGCCTGCCGGCCATACTTCGGGCATACCCTCGCCGGTGCCCGTGCATATGAAGCAGTGGCTCGAATTCCGGGCGAAGGTGATCCACGACTTTATGGAGAAGGCGCGCGCCGCCGTCAAGTCGGTCAATCCGTCGGTCAAGTTCGGCGTATACGTCGGAGGCTGGTATGCCAGCTATTACGACGTGGGTGTCAACTGGGCCAGTCCCAATTACGACACCTCGTCCAAATTCTCGTGGGCTACCAAGAAATACATGAACTACGGCTATGCCGACCTGATGGACCAGATGCTCATCGGCGCCTACGCCTCCCCGACGCGCGTTTACGGCACGACCGAATGGACCATGCAGGGATTCTGCCTGCTGGCCAAAGAGCGTACGATGGGAGCCTGCCCGATGGTGGCCGGCGGTCCCGACGTGGGAAACTGGGATGCCGACGACAAGGTGCCGCAGGAGGAGGAGAACCGGGCCATCACCGCTTCGGTCGCCGCCTGCATCAACGCCTGCGACGGTTATTTCCTGTTCGATATGATTCACCTGAAAAAAGCCGATCAGTGGTCGTATGTCAAGACCGGTATCGACGGCGTAATTAAAAAAGACTGA
- a CDS encoding GDSL-type esterase/lipase family protein: MKRIVILFLAALFAASGASAQKFHNAYYDTRRAAHDEEGLQQGAIVFLGNSITEQGWWSLLLKRGDVENRGIGGDNTFGMIDRLPDILKSKPRKIFLMAGINDLTGGQPVDTIVMNITRMADMVHEAVPGCRLYIQSVLPVNTRRLAYPGLKGHNPQVRALNARLVRLCDAKPWCTFVDLAPLLSDADGELRIDLTKDGIHLHPAGYVIWTDYLKKQKYLK; this comes from the coding sequence ATGAAACGCATCGTCATATTGTTTCTGGCCGCCCTTTTCGCGGCGTCCGGCGCTTCGGCGCAGAAATTCCATAACGCCTACTACGATACCCGCCGTGCGGCCCACGACGAAGAGGGACTGCAACAGGGGGCGATCGTCTTCCTCGGCAACAGCATTACCGAACAGGGGTGGTGGAGCCTGCTGCTCAAACGCGGCGACGTCGAGAACCGCGGCATCGGCGGCGACAACACTTTCGGCATGATCGACCGTCTGCCCGACATCCTGAAAAGCAAGCCCCGCAAAATCTTCCTGATGGCGGGCATCAACGACCTGACGGGCGGGCAGCCTGTCGATACGATCGTGATGAACATTACCCGCATGGCGGACATGGTGCACGAAGCCGTTCCCGGCTGCCGGCTCTATATCCAGAGCGTGCTGCCGGTCAATACCCGGCGGCTGGCATATCCCGGACTCAAGGGGCACAATCCGCAGGTGCGGGCGCTCAATGCGCGGCTGGTGCGGTTGTGCGACGCCAAGCCGTGGTGTACGTTCGTCGATCTTGCGCCGCTGCTTTCCGATGCCGACGGCGAGCTGCGCATCGACCTGACGAAGGACGGAATCCACCTCCATCCCGCGGGATATGTGATCTGGACCGATTACCTCAAGAAACAGAAATACCTGAAATAA
- a CDS encoding DUF5009 domain-containing protein, whose protein sequence is MEKRAYTVDLLRGLAIVGMVLSGQILWHAELPAWLFHAQVPPPSFRFDPSVPGITWVDLVFPFFLFSMGAAFPLALRRRLEQRGESVALILTVVARRWALLALFAIALANLRSGVTGTLPGWGSSLLQLAGWGCFCALFMRFGRLSDRQNRMVCLAGVAGIAALLAAARWIWGLPVSAERSDVIILVLANMALFGSLVWLYTRNNLLARLGVLALLAALRLGSGVEGSWNEALWNWSPAPWLFRFDYLKYLCIIIPGTIAGDRIYEWMTQSGEDAPGASRRREVWILVLLVTLICLNMWGLFARQLVVNLAAGVLICLLLRRLLRGDGSATGRLHGSLFGWGFFWLMLGLALEAFEGGIKKDYATFSYFFVTSGLASFVLIAAGIAMRRLNVRFSALVKCGQNPMVAYTAAGFLIMPLLTLLHLAPYLQTFAELCPWMGVVRGVLVTAAVMAVTVFFTNRRLFWRT, encoded by the coding sequence ATGGAAAAACGAGCTTATACGGTCGATTTGCTGCGGGGACTGGCTATCGTGGGAATGGTGCTGTCGGGGCAGATCCTGTGGCACGCCGAACTTCCTGCGTGGCTGTTTCATGCGCAGGTGCCGCCGCCGTCGTTCCGCTTCGACCCGTCGGTGCCGGGAATTACGTGGGTCGATCTGGTCTTCCCGTTTTTCCTCTTCTCGATGGGTGCCGCTTTCCCGCTGGCCCTGCGCCGGCGGCTGGAACAGCGGGGCGAATCGGTGGCGCTGATCCTGACGGTCGTGGCGCGCAGGTGGGCGTTGCTGGCGCTTTTCGCCATCGCGCTCGCCAACCTGCGTTCCGGAGTGACGGGAACGCTGCCGGGATGGGGCTCCTCGCTGCTGCAACTGGCGGGCTGGGGCTGTTTCTGTGCGCTTTTCATGCGCTTCGGCCGGCTTTCGGACCGGCAGAACCGCATGGTCTGTCTGGCCGGCGTCGCCGGCATCGCCGCCCTGCTGGCGGCCGCCCGGTGGATCTGGGGACTGCCCGTCTCGGCGGAGCGGAGCGACGTCATCATTCTGGTCCTTGCGAATATGGCGCTGTTCGGCAGTCTGGTGTGGCTCTACACGCGGAACAACCTGCTGGCGCGGTTGGGTGTGCTGGCGCTGCTGGCGGCACTGCGTCTGGGCAGCGGCGTCGAAGGTTCGTGGAACGAGGCGTTGTGGAACTGGTCGCCTGCGCCGTGGCTTTTCCGCTTCGACTACCTGAAATACCTTTGTATCATCATTCCCGGCACGATTGCGGGAGACCGTATCTACGAATGGATGACGCAGAGCGGCGAAGATGCGCCGGGGGCGTCCCGGCGGCGGGAGGTCTGGATACTCGTTCTGCTCGTGACGCTGATATGCCTGAATATGTGGGGGCTTTTCGCGCGGCAGCTGGTCGTGAATCTCGCGGCGGGCGTCCTGATCTGTCTCCTGCTCCGGCGTCTGCTGCGCGGGGACGGCTCGGCGACCGGAAGACTGCATGGTTCGCTTTTCGGCTGGGGATTTTTCTGGCTGATGCTGGGACTGGCGCTGGAGGCGTTCGAAGGGGGCATCAAGAAGGATTACGCGACGTTCAGCTATTTTTTCGTCACCTCCGGGCTGGCTTCGTTTGTCCTGATCGCCGCCGGAATCGCGATGCGGCGGCTGAATGTGCGTTTCTCGGCGCTGGTCAAATGCGGGCAGAATCCGATGGTGGCCTATACGGCGGCCGGATTCCTCATCATGCCCCTGCTGACGCTGCTGCATCTGGCGCCTTATTTACAGACCTTTGCCGAGCTATGCCCGTGGATGGGCGTGGTGCGGGGCGTGCTGGTCACGGCCGCGGTCATGGCCGTTACGGTCTTTTTTACGAACCGCAGGCTTTTTTGGAGAACCTGA